The following are encoded in a window of Corynebacterium argentoratense DSM 44202 genomic DNA:
- a CDS encoding DHA2 family efflux MFS transporter permease subunit: protein MNSTPRTQDTPPADAHGQQSQLPEKQAWKALTALCIGFFMILLDQTIVAVASPNFQSELDASLNAVVWVTSIYLLTFAVPLLVTGRLGDRYGQRNVYIAGMSLFTLSSLACGLAPNIYFLIVARAFQGLGASILSPQTMSVINRLFARNRRGAAMGVWGAVAGLATLAGPLLGGLLVGTVGWESIFLINVPIGVVSIILVLRWVPKMPRTARSVDAASVAASIIGVFCLVFAVQQGPELGWPAWIWGVLALGIATMAGFVYLQRQATTQGRDALVPLGLFRNINFALGTFSIAMMGFTVAGTMLPIMIYLQDGAGLSAQAAGLMLTPMALISGMLAPFVGRLSDRVHPRILSTVGFSMMLIAMILMAITMNDHLSYWWVLVPIAALGVGNGFVWSPNSATSMRDIDVTKVGAASGVYNTSRQVGSVIGSAAIGAAMQVGVTHTSVANAMGHVMWLPAIAMLLGLIAVTQFRSHAN from the coding sequence GTGAATTCAACCCCGCGCACCCAGGACACACCGCCCGCCGATGCACACGGGCAGCAGTCGCAGCTTCCAGAAAAACAAGCGTGGAAGGCTCTGACCGCCCTGTGCATCGGCTTCTTCATGATCCTTCTGGATCAAACCATCGTGGCGGTTGCCTCGCCGAACTTCCAATCAGAACTCGACGCAAGCCTCAATGCCGTCGTCTGGGTTACCTCCATCTACCTACTGACCTTCGCAGTACCTCTTCTTGTCACCGGAAGGCTAGGGGATCGCTACGGTCAGCGCAACGTCTACATCGCCGGCATGAGCCTGTTTACACTGAGCTCTCTAGCATGCGGGCTTGCCCCAAACATTTATTTCCTCATTGTCGCCCGTGCATTCCAAGGCCTCGGCGCTTCCATCCTTTCGCCCCAAACCATGAGCGTCATCAATCGGCTATTCGCCAGAAACCGACGCGGCGCAGCCATGGGAGTCTGGGGCGCAGTCGCGGGACTGGCAACCCTTGCCGGACCACTGCTTGGCGGGCTTCTGGTCGGAACCGTTGGCTGGGAATCCATCTTCCTCATCAACGTGCCCATCGGAGTCGTATCGATCATCCTCGTCCTGCGCTGGGTACCCAAGATGCCACGCACCGCACGCAGCGTTGATGCAGCAAGCGTCGCGGCGTCAATAATCGGTGTTTTCTGTTTGGTGTTCGCAGTCCAGCAAGGTCCCGAACTCGGGTGGCCCGCGTGGATTTGGGGCGTGCTCGCACTGGGAATCGCAACAATGGCAGGCTTTGTCTACCTGCAACGCCAAGCCACCACGCAGGGGCGCGACGCACTGGTCCCGCTGGGGTTGTTCCGTAACATCAACTTCGCACTCGGTACCTTTTCCATCGCCATGATGGGATTCACCGTCGCAGGCACCATGCTGCCCATCATGATCTACCTCCAAGACGGGGCAGGGCTTAGCGCGCAAGCAGCAGGGCTAATGCTCACCCCCATGGCGCTCATCTCCGGCATGCTCGCACCATTCGTCGGCAGGCTATCCGACCGCGTGCACCCCCGCATCCTGTCCACAGTTGGGTTTTCGATGATGCTCATCGCCATGATTCTCATGGCCATCACGATGAACGACCACCTCTCCTACTGGTGGGTACTCGTACCCATCGCGGCTCTCGGCGTAGGCAACGGCTTCGTATGGTCACCCAACTCCGCAACCTCCATGCGCGACATCGACGTCACCAAAGTCGGAGCCGCCTCCGGTGTGTACAACACCAGCCGACAAGTAGGATCCGTCATCGGTTCCGCAGCCATCGGAGCAGCCATGCAAGTCGGTGTGACCCACACATCCGTGGCCAACGCGATGGGACACGTCATGTGGCTGCCTGCTATCGCAATGCTGCTCGGCCTGATCGCCGTTACACAGTTCCGCAGCCACGCCAACTAA